Within the Streptomyces vilmorinianum genome, the region TCGTCCACCACATGCCGAAGGAGGCCGAGGGCCGCGGCCGCGCCTGGCCCTCCCCGCGCACCTGGGAGATGGCGCTGCGCCTGCTCGCCGCCGGGTACGCGTCCGGCGCCGGACGCGAGGCGCAGGCCGCCGCCCTGATGGGGGCCGTCGGCGAGGCGGCCGGCATCGAACTCCTTTCGTACCTGGAGAACCTCGATCTGCCCGATCCGGACCGGGTGCTCGCCGACCCGTCGGCCTTCGCGCTGCCCGAACGCGGCGACCGCCAGCTCGCGTTCCTCATCGCCGTGGTCGCCGCCGTGCAGAGCGAACCAACCCGTTCCCGCTGGGAGGCGGGCTGGGACGTCCTCGCCAAGGCCGTGGACGCCGGAGTGCCCGACGTGGCCGCGCGGGCCGCCCGCGACCTCGCCGCGATGCGCGAGCCCGAGTGGCCGATCCCGTCCGGGATCGACGCCTTCCTGGAACTGCTCCAGCTCGCCGGCGCCCTGCCGGGCGCGCGCTGACCGGCCGCCGTCCCGTGACCGCCGCCCTGGGGCCGGCCGACGCGCTGGACCGCGCCAAGCTGCTGGCCGCGCGGTACAAGGCCGCCGAGGCACGCCCGTACCTCGCCTCCGCGCTGTACGCCCTGACGGTCGTCGTCTCGGAGCAGGTGCGCACTATGGCCGTCGACCGGTACTGGCGCTGCTACGTCGCCCCCGCCTTCGTCGAGGCCACGGACGTCGAGGAGCTGGCCGGCGTGTGGATCCACGAGGCGTCGCACCTTCTGCGCGACCACCACGGGCGCGCCGACCGGCTGTCCGCGGCCGATCAGCGCGACCGCCTGAGGGTCAACATCGCCCAGGACTGCGAGATCAACGACGACCTGATCTCCGACGGACTGCGGCTGCCCGAAGGGCGCATGGAGCCGCGCCTGTTCGGCCTGCCGGTGGGTGGACTCTTCGAGGAGTACCTGCCGGGCATCCCGGCCACGTCCCAGCACGCGGTGGACTGCGGGTCCGGCGCGCACGGCGTCCCGGCACCCTGGGACCTGGGGGAGAACGGCGGCGAGGGCGTGGCCGGTCTCGGCCCCGTGGAGGCCGAGGCCCTGCGTCGCCAGACCGCCCAGGCCGTCCGCGCCCACCAGCGCTCGCGGGGATCGGTCCCGGCGGGCTGGCGGCGCTGGGCGGAGGAGGTCCTGGAACCAACGGTCGACTGGCGCAAGGCACTGACCGGAGCCGTCCGCGAGGCGGCGGCGTGGGCGGGCGGTGCGGTCGACTACACCTACCGGCGCCCGTCGCGCCGCACTCCGGCCCTGGGCGGCCGGGTGGTGCTGCCCAGCCTGCGCCGGCCACTGCCGCGCGTGGCGATCGTCGTCGACACCTCGGGTTCGATGGGTGAGGACGATCTCGCGGCCGCGCTCGCCGAGGTGTCGGGCGTGCTGCGCGAGGTGGGGGTCGGCGGCAACCGGGTCGCCGTCCTCGCCTGCGACGCCGATGTCCACGCCGTCGCCAGGGTGACCGCCGTCGACCAGGTCGAACTGGCGGGCGGCGGCGGGACGGACATGACCGTCGGCATCCGCACGGCGCTCGCCGCGCCCGAACCACCGAACATCGTCGTCGTGCTCACCGACGGATACACCCCCTGGCCCCCGGAGCCCGTCTCCTGCCGCCTCATCGTCGCCCTGATCGGCGAGGACGCCCCGCAGCCTCCTGCCTGGGCGGAGACCGTACGGATCACCCCGACCCGCTGACGGCGCCCCCTCGCGGGTGCGAAGTCGCCGCCCCGCGCCGGGTCCTGTCGCCCCGGAGCAGGAGCCTTCCTCGGACTGACGCGTGAGCGACGACGTGACGGGCGGCGTGACGGGCGGGCGGGGCCGGAGCCGTACCTCCGGCCCCGCAGAGCTGCCACCGGCCGTCGCGTCAGGACGCGGCGTAGGTCGACACGACCTTGCCGCCGGTGTCGGCGGCCAGGTAGCCGACGGCGCGGTAGTCGTTGGTGAGGTAGAAGCGCAGCGTGGGCCGGTCCTCGTTGAAGGTCCAGCGGTCGACGATGACGTAGCGCAAGGTCGGGTTCTCCACCTTGAGTTCACGCTCGCCGCGCTTCATCAGCGCGGGAAGGCTGTCCCACGGCATGGCGGCCATGTCGAGCGGCTGCTCGTCCGGGGAATCGGCGTCGATGGTGCCGCCGGGGCCGGTCTTGCGGGCGACGCCGTCGCGGTACTCGTACGCGTCGTAGGTCTTCGCGCCGGGCCGGGTGGGGATGTCCGCCAGGGCGTAGTTCTCGTAGATCGTCAGTTCCTTCATCGTCGTGGTCCCGCTGGCCTTCCGGAACGCCTCGATGACGGTGCGGACCCTCGCCGTCGTGAGGAGTGTGCCGCCGGCCGCGGGGACGGTCGTGGCCGTGGGTGCGGTGGTGCCGGGAGTCGGGGTGCGGCCGCCCGCGCTGGCGCTGGGCGTGGTGCCTCCCTTCGCCCCGGTCTCCCTGCCGTCTCCGCCCGGGAGCAGGTTCACGACACCCACGACCGCGGCGGCCGCCAGCGCGAGGGAGACGGCGAGGGTGGTGACACGCCTGCGCGGCCGGGACGGAAGGGAAGGACGGGAAGGAGAGGTGGGGGGAGGTACGGGCGGGCCGAAGCCTCCGCTCGGCGAGGGATGGCCGGGCGACGGGACGGTCGGCGGCCCGTAAGCGGGGTGGGGGTACGGCGCGACGTACGGCCCAGGGGGCGCAGCTGCCCCGGCGCCGGGATGCCGGGCCTCGGCCTCGACCTCGGCAGCCGCGAGCAGCTCTTCCAGGCGTGCTCCATCGGGCCGGAGTGCGGGATCGCGCACCAGGAGCTGGGTGAGGACGGGCGCCAGCGCGCCTGACCTCACGGGTACGGGGATCGGGTCGTCGAGCACCGCGACCACGGTCGCCAGGCTGGTGGCGCGGCGCAGCGGGTGATGGCCCTCGGCCGCCACGTACAGCAGCATGCCGAGCGACCACAGGTCGGAGGCCGGGTTGCCCTCCTCGCCCCGCACCCGCTCGGGGGCGATGAATTCGGGGGAACCGATCAGGTCACCGGTGGAGGTGAGCCGGGACGTCGCCTCGCTGAACACGGCGATGCCGAAGTCCGTGAGCACGGCGCTGCCGTCGGGGCGGAGCAGGACATTGGCCGGCTTCACGTCCCGGTGCTGGATGCCGGCGGCGTGGGCGGCGCGCAGGGCGGACAGGACCTGGCGACCGAGGGTGAGGACGTCGGGGACCGGCATGGGCCCCTCGGCGAGGCGGTCGTACATCGAGCGGCCCTCGACGAGTTCCATCACGATCCACGGGTGCGAGCCGTCCTGGGGCTCGACGATGTGATGGATCGTCACGACGTGCGGATTCGACAGCCGCGCCAGCGCCCGGGCCTCACGGACGGCCCGTTCGCGCAGTTGCGCGCCGAGTCCGGGGGTCGCCTCCTCGACGACGGGGTCGGGCGGTCGGACCTCCTTGAGGGCGACGTCACGGTGAAGGGCGATGTCGCGCGCTCGCCAGACGGTGCCCATGCCGCCGCTGCCAAGACGGGAGATCAGTTGGAACCGTCCGTCGACCAGGGGTCTTCGGTCGTCACTCGTACTCATGGGCGGTCATGGTATGCGGTGCCGGTGACAGGCTCGTCCTCGTCCTCGTCCTCGCCCGCGTCGGCGGCGGCGGCGGATCTTCCGACTGCGGACGGCACCGAGGCCCTCGCATCAGGCGCAGGAGTAGCCGAAGGTGCCCTCGGCCTCGATCGGTGAGCTCGCGGGGCGTAGGACCTGGAGGCGGGCGGTGCCCCGGAACTGTCCGGGGCCGCGGACCGTCCAGCGGAGATGGACAGTGACCTTGTGATCCCCGCGGCGGGCCGTCTGGGTCAGTTCGCCGGACTCCTGGCCGTCGCTGCGCAGCCAGCGGTACGTGATGGGCCCGCCACGACCGTCTGTGGTCATGACGCCGATCAGGTCAGCGGTCTGGCCGCAGCTCAACCGCTCCGTGGGGGCCTTGACTTCGGCCTTCGTGACGGCGGGGCCCGACGTCGGGCGCAGCAGCAGCCACAGCACGACGGCGACCGCTGTCAGCACCGCGGCCGCCCCGAGCCGACCGGCTCGCCGTCGGCGACGGCGACGGCGTGCGGGGGCGGGCACGGCGGCCGGCCACAGCGCGCGGAGGGTTTCCTGCTCGCCGAGGGGAACGCCGGGGCCGAAACGCAGCAGGATGTCGCGGTCACCGGCTCCGGCGGGCGCCGGGGCGGGAAGCGAGCCGGGACGGCGATTCCTCTTGCCGAGGACGGTCGCCTGCTCGTCGACGGCGGCGGCGGACTGCGAGACCCGACCACGCCGGCCGAGAACCGTGGCCTCGATGTCGGTCGCCTCGATGCCGGTCGTGACAGGGCGGGTGACCTCGGTGCCGGTCGTGTCGAGGTCCCCCGTCTCACGGTGCAGCGCCTTCGACCCGGGGGCCCCGGACTCGGGCGTCACCCGACCGGTCGACTCGGGGTCGGTCGCCTCGCGGTCGGTCGCGCCGACGCCCGAGGCTTCCCCGCCCGCCGCCTTCGGGGCGACGGCCTCGGAGCCGGCTGCCCCACCGTCCGTCACCTGCGGCCCCATTGCGTCGCGGCCGGGCTCTGTGAGGTCCTTCAAGGCGGCGGCTGCCGCCGCGCGCAGTGCGGTCCGGCGCAGGAAGTCCGCGGGGAGTGCCGCGCGCCCGGAGGTGAGGGTCGCGCGGGCCTCGGCGAGGCCGTCGGACTCGGCGGTGTCGGCGCAGCGGGCGAACAGCTCGGCCGCCGGTGTGCCGGCCGCTGTCCAGGCGTTGGCGAGCGTACGGGCGAGAGCGGCCCACGCGGTGATGTCGTCGTGACGGGCGGAGTCCGTCGACGTGCCGGACAGTGCCATGTCCAGCGCCGCCTCGGCGAGCAGGGCGGTGCCGTCCGGGGCGAGTACGACGCAGTCCGGGGTGAGCGTTCCATGGGCGAGTCCGGCCGCATGCAGGGCGAGCAATGTCTGCGCGGTCTCGTTGAGGATGCTCGCCGCGCTGCCCGCATCCACCTGTGCGGGGTCGGGGGTCGAGGGGCCGGGGGTCGACGGATCGGCGGTCAGGAGGTCGGCGACCGTGGGAGCCGGCAGGCGGGCGACGATCAGCCACACGTCTCCGGCCTCCCCCACCAGATCGACCGTGGCCGGCACACCCGGCAGCCGGAGCTTCGCCACGGCGACCACGGCGGCCGCCAGCCGCTCCCGTGCACCCTGGGGGGCAAGCAGGGCACGGTCGATCCGCAGCACGCCGAGCGGCGGTTCGCCGGCGGGACCCGGCCCGAGGGCGTGCCAGGTGCCGAAACGCCCGTCACGTGACCAGCCCGACAGGGCACGCCCGGCGACCGTCGCGGATGTCGCAGGTCTCGCGGATGTCGCAGGTCTCGCGGGTGTCGCGGGTGTCGCGGGTGTCGTCATCGCGTTCTGTTCTCCTCGGTGCTCGCTCAGCACGGCGGCGCGTCCGCGGACGCCGTCTGACGTCCGCTCACGGACTGCGGGCTGCTGCTGACGGCGATGTTCCAGGTGCCCCTGCACGGGTGGTTCGAGAAGTCGCCCTGGAAGCTCACTGCGTACTCCGTGCCGCCCGACAGCCGACGGGTCTGCGAACCATAGGGTTCGGCGGGCGTGTTGACGTAGAAGTCGGCGGTGAGCGTCAGCGGCCCGGTGCCGGTGGTACGGATGGTCACGTCGGCGATGAGCGTGCTGTTCGGACCCCGGCGCAACGAGCCGATGGCGATCGTGATCGTGCCCGGCGTCGGCGGCGCGGGGGAACTCGCCGTCGGGGACGGAGCGGGGGTGGAGGGCACAGGTCCGGGTTCGCCTCCCGGTGCGGGGGACGTGGTCACCGGCGCCGGGGTGCCCGTCGACGCGTCGGTCGGGGAGGCACTCGGCGAGGGCTCGGCCGAGGCGGTGCCGGACGGTGATCCGGTCGGTGTCGGCGTCGTCGCGCCCGGCGAGGGGGCAAGGGAAGCGGAAGGGGCTGGAGACGAGCCGGGGGCGAGGGTCCGGGAGGGTACGGAACTGGCGGTCGTCGTCGTGGTGTCGGGCGTACGGGCTGTCGCGACCGTCACCCCTCCGGCGACCGCCGCAAGCGCGGCGACCCCGGCAACCGCCTTCCAGATGTGGAGCTTGAGCCGTCCCAGTACGGTCAGAGCCGGCGTCGCCTGGTGCACCGCCGACGCCATCGTGAACGGGAACAGCAGGGCGAGCAGGGCGGCGAGTTCGGCGAGTCTGCGGCGCCCCCGCTCCTCCCAGCCCGCGCCGTACCCCTCGATTGCGGCGCGTTCGAGCTCGGCGAGGAACGCGTCGATGCCGGGCCGGGCCGCCGGGTCCTTCGCCATGCCCCTGCGCAGCAGGTCGCGTACGGGCTCGGGTACGTCGTCGACCGCGACCGGCGCCCGGAGGTGCTGGAGCCGCAGCGCCGTCAGGTCGTCTCCGCGGAACGGCCGCCGGCCGGTCAGGCACTCGAAGAACACGGCCGCCGCGGCGTACACGTCGCTCGCCGGACCCGCGGGCTCGCCGTCCCATTGCTCGGGCGCCATGTAGGCGGGTGTGCCTGCCGCGTCCGTCTCGCGGCCGGTGCGTACGGCGATGCCGAAGTCGGCGAGCGCGCTCGAACCGTCGCCGCGGACCAGCACGTTCTCGGGCTTGTAGTCGCGGTGGACCACCCCGGCCGTGTGGGCCGCGCCCAGCCCGAGCAGCGAGCCCTTGAGCAGGACCAGGGCCGCCTCCGGGCCGGTTGCCCCGTGCGCGCGCAGCAGTGCGCGGAGGCTGACCCCGTCCACCGCCTCCATGACGATCGCGGCGCCCAGGCGGGCCTCCACGTACTCGTACAGCCGCACCACGCACGGGTGCCGCAGGTCGCCGAGCAGCCGTGCCTCGGCGCGGAAGCGGGCCAGGAACTCCTGGTCGGCGTGGAGCCGTTCGCTCAGGTACTTGATCGCCACGGGTGCGCCCGTCGCCTCGTGCCGCGCCAGTACGACGCGGCCCCCGGCTCCCTCCCCGAGCGTACGCACGGCGGCGTAGCCGGGGACGGCCCAGCCGCCGTCGCCGTGCGGAGCTGCGCTCGCGCCGTCGCCCTGCAGGTCTCGCGGGTCGTCGCCCCGTACGTCTCTCATGCCGCCCCGCGCATCTCTCATGCCGCCCCCTCCACGGCCGCGCCGTCCACCAGGCGCGCCGGACTTCCGCCCGCCGGCGGACGTCGCTTCACCACTCGTATCAGCCACCGAACCGGCGCCGCCCACACGGGGAACGCCACCAGGCCGACGACCGCGGCCACGATCACCGTGTCCCAGGGCGCGTCCACACGCCCCTGGAGCCACTCCCCCAGCCGGGAGCGCCAGGCCAGCAGGGCGAGCACCAGGAAGCCGTACGTTCCGACGATCACGGCGAGGCCGTACGCGGCCATGCCCGCCTGGCGCGGCCCGGGCCGACGGCCCGCCCGCAGGTCCTTCCAGAGCCCCTTGCGGAAGTACGCGCTCGCCTCTTCGCGCAGCCGTGGCAGGCGCAGCGCGTCGGTCAGCGCCTGATAGCCGTCCAGCGGCATCAGCGGATTGAAGTTGTACAGGGTGTTCAGATACAGCCCGAAGGCCATGTGGAAGAGCACGGCTGATGCCGGTCCGACCGGCAGATACGCCGCGCCCACGGCGCACCAGCCGGCCAAGGCCGCGGTCGAGATCGGTCCCGACAGCGCCACCACGACCCGCGACCAGCGGGAGCCGAACCACATGTCGCTCGTGTCCACGAACGCGAACGGCATCCCCATCATGAGCATGAAGCCACCGCGCCGGACCCTGCGGCCGTACGACTTCACGGCCAGCGCGTGCGCCAGCTCGTGCACCACCAGGGCCGAGATGTATCCGACGGCCAGTGTCACCGGGCCCCACACTCCGGCTCCGCCGAAGTCCAGCAGGTGCTGCCGCTCCTGCGCCGTGAAGAACGCCACCAGGCCGGCGACCACCGACAGCCAGACGAGCGTCACTCCCGTACGCGTGAAGAACCGCCAGCCGAAGCCGCCGTAGATGCGGGTCACGGCGCCGTCGAGGCCCGGAACGGACACCTCCAGCTTGAGCAGGGCCCGGTACACGGCCCGCCAGAACCGGCGCCAGCCTGTGGTCTGTCGCTCGTCCTGCCGCCCTGGCAGGCCGCGCAGGAGGCCCGCGCCCGCGAACGCCGCGAGCGCGGCCTCGATCCGCGGCAGCGCCAGCTCACCGAAGCGGTCGGCATACGCGAACAGCAGGTCCCGTACGGTGGTGTCGCCGTCGATGGCGTTCCACAGGAACACCTCGCGCTCGTCCAGCTGGAGGTACACGCCGGTGCGCGTGTTGCTCAGCACCCAGTGCGGTTCCGTACGGTCACCCGTGGGGACCTGCTTGAGCGCCCACCCACTGCGGCGGCGCGGCCGCGCTGTGAGCGGGCCGGTCGCCTCCGGCGCCTCCTCCTCGGGGACGGCGGCGGGCAGCTCGGTGAACTGGGTGCCGACGACCATGGTGCGGGAGCCGATCCGCGCGTCGCGCGGCTGCTCGAACACCATGCGGACGTCGCCGACGGACAGCTCGGCGCCGTCGGCGAGCCGCGCCGACCCTCCGTGCAGGTCGACGCCGGCGACGGCCGTACCGTTGAACGAGTCCAGGTCCTCGATCCGGAATCCCGACTGGTCACGGACGACCCGGGCATGACAGCGCGACACACTGCCGTCGGACAGGACGACGTCGTTGTCGGCGCCCCGGCCCAGGGTCGTGATCCGACCGGTCAGCGGTATGAGCAGGCCGGGGTCGTCGACGCCGCGCAACTGGGGCGCGGCGAACGACGTCGGCGCCGCGCCGCGGCGGAGGGTGCCGCAGCGCAGGCAGTACGGGAAGTCGCGGCGTACGTGCACGCGACAGGCGTGGCAGAGCATTCCGTGTGGTCCGCGGCTCAGGAACCGGTGAGGAACGAACCGCCGGACAGTCCGTCGGGTGCGGCGTTGCCGGGGATCGACGAGTGGAGGTGGCTGCCGAGACGGTCGAAGCCCGGACGGAACACTCCCCCGCCCCTGCCGTCGGAGTCGGGAGCGGGGGTGTCCGCGTGGCCACCGCCGCGGCCGCCTCCTTCGCCGCCGTCGCCACCGCCGCCGTTCCCGCCGCCGGAGTCGCCATCGTCGCCGGGGGTGTTGGGACCATGCCCAGGCCGACGCTCGTTCTCCTGACTGCCGCCGCCATCGCCACCGCCGGAGTCGCCCCCACCGCTGCCGCCGCCGTCGCCGCCGTTGTTTCCGCCGCCGTTGTTCCCGCCGCCGGAGTCGCCATCGTCGCCGGGAGTGTTGGGCCCATGCCCAGGCCGACGCTCGTTCTCCTGGCTGCCGCCGCCGTCGCCACCGCCGGAGTCGCCCCCACCGCTGCCGCCACCGCCACTGCCGCCTGAGTCACCGCCGCCGGAGTCGCCACCGCCACTGCCGCCGGAGTCCCCGCCGCCGGAGTCGCCGCCTTCGCCGCGCTCGTAGACACCGCCGGGCCCGAAGCCACCGGCTCCGCCACCCTCGCCGCCGAAGCGGTCACCGGGACCGCCGCCGAAACCGCCGCCGAAACCGTCGCCCTCGCCGCCGTGGCCCCCGAAGCCACCTTCGAGGCCGCCTCCGGCCCCGTCGCCGAAACCGCCCTCGTCGCCGCCACCGAAACCACCGCCGAAGCGGTCACCAGGGCCGCCGATACCGCCGAAGCCGTCGGTGCCGCCGCCGTGGCCTCCGAATCCGCCGCCAAGGCCACCGAGTCCGTCGCCGTGGCCATCTCCGAATCCTCCGCCGAGATCGCCGCCGGGACCAAAGCCGCTGCCGCCGTCGCCGAAGCCGCCAGGACCGTCGATCCCCAGACCGCCGGGGCCGTGGTCGCCGAAGGAACCGAAGTCCCCGAAGCCGCCGAAGTCGCCCGGGTTTCCGAAGTCCCCCGGGTTTCCGAGGCCGTCCAGCAGGGAGCCTCCGTCGCCGAAGGACGGGTTCGCGAGCCCATCGCCGAGCAGGCCGGCGACGTCCGAGGCCGCCGCGTCGAGCTCGCCGGCCAGGTCGCGAGCGTCGCCCGTGTCGGCCGCGTCCAGGTGTGGCGCCACGCTGTCGGCGACCACCGCGTCCTGCGCCCCGGCATCAACCCCGACGGGGTCGATGGACAGGTCGTGGTGCGCCAGGGCGCTGCCGGCGTTGCCGAAGAAGAGCGACGACTTGGACAGCCGCGCGTCGAGGGTGGCCGGGCCGTCGGCCGTGCTGGAGTCCACTCGGAGCCGACGCAGTTCGGTGACCTGCTCGGGCGTCAGGCCGAGTCTTCGTGACACCTCGTCCATGTCGCCGTCGAGTTCGGCCGCGCAGGCGGGGTCGACCGCCAGGCGGGTCATGGCATCGCGATAGGCGTTGTCGGTCATGTCCTCACGTTCTCCGTCGGTCTGCGCACGCGGTGATCCCGGCGGGAAGTGGAGGGTCCCCCTGATCGGCGGCATGGAT harbors:
- a CDS encoding serine/threonine-protein kinase; translated protein: MRDARGGMRDVRGDDPRDLQGDGASAAPHGDGGWAVPGYAAVRTLGEGAGGRVVLARHEATGAPVAIKYLSERLHADQEFLARFRAEARLLGDLRHPCVVRLYEYVEARLGAAIVMEAVDGVSLRALLRAHGATGPEAALVLLKGSLLGLGAAHTAGVVHRDYKPENVLVRGDGSSALADFGIAVRTGRETDAAGTPAYMAPEQWDGEPAGPASDVYAAAAVFFECLTGRRPFRGDDLTALRLQHLRAPVAVDDVPEPVRDLLRRGMAKDPAARPGIDAFLAELERAAIEGYGAGWEERGRRRLAELAALLALLFPFTMASAVHQATPALTVLGRLKLHIWKAVAGVAALAAVAGGVTVATARTPDTTTTTASSVPSRTLAPGSSPAPSASLAPSPGATTPTPTGSPSGTASAEPSPSASPTDASTGTPAPVTTSPAPGGEPGPVPSTPAPSPTASSPAPPTPGTITIAIGSLRRGPNSTLIADVTIRTTGTGPLTLTADFYVNTPAEPYGSQTRRLSGGTEYAVSFQGDFSNHPCRGTWNIAVSSSPQSVSGRQTASADAPPC
- a CDS encoding FHA domain-containing protein translates to MHVRRDFPYCLRCGTLRRGAAPTSFAAPQLRGVDDPGLLIPLTGRITTLGRGADNDVVLSDGSVSRCHARVVRDQSGFRIEDLDSFNGTAVAGVDLHGGSARLADGAELSVGDVRMVFEQPRDARIGSRTMVVGTQFTELPAAVPEEEAPEATGPLTARPRRRSGWALKQVPTGDRTEPHWVLSNTRTGVYLQLDEREVFLWNAIDGDTTVRDLLFAYADRFGELALPRIEAALAAFAGAGLLRGLPGRQDERQTTGWRRFWRAVYRALLKLEVSVPGLDGAVTRIYGGFGWRFFTRTGVTLVWLSVVAGLVAFFTAQERQHLLDFGGAGVWGPVTLAVGYISALVVHELAHALAVKSYGRRVRRGGFMLMMGMPFAFVDTSDMWFGSRWSRVVVALSGPISTAALAGWCAVGAAYLPVGPASAVLFHMAFGLYLNTLYNFNPLMPLDGYQALTDALRLPRLREEASAYFRKGLWKDLRAGRRPGPRQAGMAAYGLAVIVGTYGFLVLALLAWRSRLGEWLQGRVDAPWDTVIVAAVVGLVAFPVWAAPVRWLIRVVKRRPPAGGSPARLVDGAAVEGAA
- a CDS encoding vWA domain-containing protein; translation: MTAALGPADALDRAKLLAARYKAAEARPYLASALYALTVVVSEQVRTMAVDRYWRCYVAPAFVEATDVEELAGVWIHEASHLLRDHHGRADRLSAADQRDRLRVNIAQDCEINDDLISDGLRLPEGRMEPRLFGLPVGGLFEEYLPGIPATSQHAVDCGSGAHGVPAPWDLGENGGEGVAGLGPVEAEALRRQTAQAVRAHQRSRGSVPAGWRRWAEEVLEPTVDWRKALTGAVREAAAWAGGAVDYTYRRPSRRTPALGGRVVLPSLRRPLPRVAIVVDTSGSMGEDDLAAALAEVSGVLREVGVGGNRVAVLACDADVHAVARVTAVDQVELAGGGGTDMTVGIRTALAAPEPPNIVVVLTDGYTPWPPEPVSCRLIVALIGEDAPQPPAWAETVRITPTR
- a CDS encoding serine/threonine-protein kinase encodes the protein MSTSDDRRPLVDGRFQLISRLGSGGMGTVWRARDIALHRDVALKEVRPPDPVVEEATPGLGAQLRERAVREARALARLSNPHVVTIHHIVEPQDGSHPWIVMELVEGRSMYDRLAEGPMPVPDVLTLGRQVLSALRAAHAAGIQHRDVKPANVLLRPDGSAVLTDFGIAVFSEATSRLTSTGDLIGSPEFIAPERVRGEEGNPASDLWSLGMLLYVAAEGHHPLRRATSLATVVAVLDDPIPVPVRSGALAPVLTQLLVRDPALRPDGARLEELLAAAEVEAEARHPGAGAAAPPGPYVAPYPHPAYGPPTVPSPGHPSPSGGFGPPVPPPTSPSRPSLPSRPRRRVTTLAVSLALAAAAVVGVVNLLPGGDGRETGAKGGTTPSASAGGRTPTPGTTAPTATTVPAAGGTLLTTARVRTVIEAFRKASGTTTMKELTIYENYALADIPTRPGAKTYDAYEYRDGVARKTGPGGTIDADSPDEQPLDMAAMPWDSLPALMKRGERELKVENPTLRYVIVDRWTFNEDRPTLRFYLTNDYRAVGYLAADTGGKVVSTYAAS